The Streptomyces sp. NBC_00286 nucleotide sequence GAGCGGAGGACGATCGGGGCTGCGGCGCTCGATGTGGGGGCTGTCGGGCTCGGCTGCATGCCGATGAGCTGGGCGTACTCGGCTTCCCGGCAGCGGGGCGATGAGTCGCTGCGGACCCTGCACACGGCCCTCGACCGGGGCTCCAGCCTCCTCGACACCGCCGACATGTACGGGCCCTTCACCAATGAGCTGCTGGTGGGCCGGGTCCTCAAGGAGCGGCGGCCGGAGGCGTTCGTCTCCACCAAGTGCGGGCTGCTGGTCGGTGAGCAGCACATCGTGGCCAACGGCCGCCCCGGGTATGTGAAACGGGCCTGCGACGCCTCGCTGCGGCGGCTGCAGACGGACGTCATCGACTTGTACCAGCTGCATCGCGCCGACCCCGAGGTGCCGGTCGAGGAAACCTGGGGCGCCATGGCCGAGCTCGTGACGGCCGGGAAGGTGCGGGCACTCGGGCTGTGCGCGGTGGGCGCCCGCTCCGGCCGTCGCTCGGGGGCACACCTGCACGACGGAACGATCCGGCAGCTGGAGCGGGTGCAGCAGGTCTTCCCGGTGAGCGCGGTGGAGGCGGAGTTGTCGGTGTGGTCGCCGGAGGCACTCGACGGGCTGCTGCCGTGGTGCGAGGCGCGCGGCGTGGGTTTCCTGGCCGCGATGCCGCTCGGCAACGGCTTCCTGACCGGCACGCTCACGCCCGGCGAGGGCTTCGAACCCGATGACGTACGCGCCCGGCATCCTCGCTTCACCGCCGAGATGATGGCCGCGAACCAGCCGATCGTGGCCGGTCTGCGCCGTATCGCACGGCGGATCGGTGAGGAGACCGGTGCGGAGGTCACTCCGGCGCAGGTGGCGCTCGCATGGGTGCTCGCGCAGGGGCGGCATGTGGTGCCGGTGCCGGGGGCGAAACGGGAGCGGTGGGCGGCCGAGAACGCCGGGGCGGCGGGGCTGCGGCTGTCGGCGCGGGATCTGGCGGAGGTGGCGGAGCTGCCTGCGGCTAAGGGGTCGTGGGACTGAGCGGGACGGGCTGAGTGGAGCGGCCTGAGCGGAACGCAGCACGGGGTCACGGCAGCATGAGGTCACGGCAGCACGGGCTTACAGCTCGAGCACAGACTCACAGGTTGATGAGCGAGGGTGGTGCGGAGGGCTCGTAAAGGTCTCGCCGTGATGCCCGGCCGGATCTCGTCGCATTTCGCGTTCTGAGATCGGGAACCTGTGAGGCGGTTGCGGTGTATGAACAGTAGAACCTGCCGCGTCGAAGGGATCCAGATCGTGCAACGTCGAGCTGTGACGGCCGTGTTGGCCGCTGCCGCCCTCCTGCTGACGGCCGGCTGTTCTTCCGGCGACGAAGGGGGGTCGGACGGCGGAGCGAACGCCGCCCCGAGTCGTACGGAACCGGGGTCCTCCCCCGGCGGGCAGGCGACCGGTGAGGCGCCGCCCGCGAAGGGCTCCGTGAAGGTCGTGCGGACCGTCGCCGAGGGCCTGAACACGCCGTGGGGCCTCGCGCCACTGCCCGAAGGCGACCTGCTGGTGTCCTCGCGCGACGAGGGGACGATCACCCGGGTCGACACGAAGAGCGGCAAGAAGACCGAGGTGGGCACGGTGCCGGGCGTCGCCGCCGCCGGCGAGGGCGGCCTGATGGGGCTCGCCCTCTCACCGGAGTACGCCTCGGACCGCATGGTCTACGCGTACTTCACCTCGGCGTCCGACAACCGCATCGTGCGCATGCTGTACGACGCGGAGAAGCCGGCCGGTGAACAACTGGGCGCTCCCGACACGGTGTTCAGGGGCATCCCGAAGGGCACGAATCACAACGGCGGGCGGATCGCCTTCGGCCCGGACAAGATGCTCTACGCCGGCACGGGCGAGCGGTACGAACCTGACCTGGCCCAGGACAAGGGCTCCCCGGGCGGCAAGATCCTCCGCCTGACCCCGGACGGCGAGCCGGCTCCGGGCAACCCCTTCGACAACGCCGTCTACTCCTACGGTCACCGCAATGTGCAGGGCCTGGCCTGGGACTCCGAAAAGCGCCTGTGGGCCTCCGAGTTCGGCCAGCAGACCTGGGACGAGCTGAACCACATCGAGCCTGGCGACAACTACGGCTGGCCGGACGCCGAGGGCGAGTCCGACGACTCCCAGTACCACAACCCGATCGCCCAGTGGGGCGTGGCCGAGGCCTCCCCCAGCGGCATCGCCTACGCGGAGGGCTCCATCTGGATGGCGGGCCTGCGCGGCAAGCGCCTGTGGCGCATCCCCCTGAACGGCACGGAGCGGGCGGCCGACCCCCAGGCCTTCCTGGAGGAAGAGCACGGCCGCCTGCGCACGGTGGTCTCGGCAGGCGAGAACAAGCTGTGGCTGGTCACCAGCGAAACGGACGGCCGGGGCACCCCGGAGGACGGGGACGACAAGATTCTTGAGCTGGAGGTGACGTAGCTGGGGGTGCAGCTCCGAAGCTCCGGGTACCTTCAGTCCCCGCCGGGGTCCGGCTTCGCGGGCGCCCCGGCGTCCGGTTCCGTGCGCCCTCGGGCGTCCGGTTCCGCGGGAACTCCGGTCTCCGGCTTCGCGGGCGCCCTGGCATCTGCTTCCGTGGGCACCCCGGCCTCCGGCTTCGCGGGCGCCCTGGCATCTGCTTCCGGGGACATCCCGGCGTCCGATTCCGGGGACATCCCGGCCTCCGGCTTCGCGGGCGACCCAGCGTCCGGTTCCGTGGGCATCCCGGCGTCGGGTTCCGCGGGCATCCCGGCCTCCGGCTTCGCGGGCGACCCAGCGTCCGGTTCCGTGGGCATCCCGGCGCCGGGTTCCGGCGGCGCCAGACCAGGCAGCCGTACGACGACCTTGCCGGACGTGAGGTCTATCGGCCCCCGCCCCGGGTCGCTGTCCCCGGCGTCCTCGCGGGTCATCTCGAGACGGTTGCGCTCGTCCTGGGTGTGCTTGCGGCCGGGGGCGAACAGTTCCTCGAACATGTTGAACACGGCGCCTCCCTCGGCCCGGGGTCCTTACAGCCTAGGCCTCAGCCGGCTGCTTCAGCAGCGGGTGTCTCGGATGGGAACAGCCGTAGCCGGTGGGCCAGGGCCGCTGCCTCGCCTCGGCCGGAGACGTTCAGTTTGGCGAGGATGTTGGAGACGTGGACGCTGGCGGTCTTCGGGGAGATGAAGAGTTCCTCGGCTATGCGGCGGTTGCTGCGGCCCGCGGCGACCAGGCGCAGGACGTCGCGCTCGCGGCTGGTGAGGCCGAGCGCCTCGGCCGGGTCGGCGGGGGCGAGGGCCGACCGCTCCGGGGCCCCCGGGGTGTGCGTCAGGGTGAGACGGGCTCGTTGGGCGAGCAGGGCGATGGACTCGATGAGCGGGCGGGCGCGGAGGTGGTCGGCGACGGCTCCGGCCAGGCGCAGAAGCTCGGTGGCTCGGTCTCGGGCGTCGTCGTCGCCCGGGCCGGAGACCAGCAGCGACTCGGCGAGGCGGTGGCGGACGCGGGCCAGGTCGTAGGGGCGCTCCAGCGACTCGAAGGCGGCGACGGCGGCGGACCAGTCGGCCGGGGTGTCCCGGTCCTCGGCGCGCAGCAGTTCGGCGCGCACCCAGCGCTCGTACGCATGCCAGAGCGGCACGTTCGTGGCGAGCGGCTTGGCGTTCTCCCGGATGCGCTCGATGTGTTCGGCGCGGCCCTGCTCGGCGGCGGGCAGACCGCGGGCGTCGGCCTCCGCGGTGGCGGCGGCGAGGAGCAGCGGCCAGCCGTAGCGCTGGGTGCCGGGTGGCAGGCCGGTTTCCAGGGCGCGGTCGAGTTCGGCGCGGGCGTCGGGGAGGCGGCCTTGGGCGGCGGCGAGAGTAAGTGTGAGCCGGGCCAGCGGCAGGGAGTTCTGCGGCGTGGGGTCATGGGTGCCGTACGCGTCGCGGGCGGCGGCCAGGTGGCGGCCCGCCTCTGCGAGGTGCCCGCGGGCGAGCGCGATGTCGACGAGGCGCAGGAAAGAGCCGCCGCGCGGCTTGGCGCTCGGGAGGGCGTGCTGAGCATGCATCGCGGCCTCACTGGCCTCGTCCCACTGGCCCTGGGAGTAGAGAGACTCCGAGAGGTTGTCCCAAACCCAGGACTCCGACTCCAACAAACCCATTCTGCGGGTGAGTTCAAGACCGTCCCGCAGGATGCCGACGGCCTCCTTGGAGCGGCCGATGCCTTCCAGAATGGACGGCAGGTTCACATGACTGCGGCCCACCTCCCGGGCGGCCCCGATCTCGACCGACTGTCTCCGGACCTCGTACAACTCGGCGAGACCCGCCTCGATATCGCCCGATTCGACCATGAGGCCGCCGAGAGTGAGGCGCGCGTTCAGCTCGATCTCGCGGGCGCCCACCATGCGTGCGTACTCCACGGCACGTTCGGCGTCCGTCAGTGCGTCGGGCCCCGGGGTGTGGAGCATCGACCAGTTGGCGACGGACGTCAGGACCTCGGCGTGCACCTCCGAGGGCGGCAGTCCTCTCACCAGCTCCTCGGCGGTGCCGAGTTCCTTCCAGCCGTCGCCGCGGCCCAGCGCCTGCACCAGTCGGGAGCGCTGGGTCCAGAACCAGGCGGCGCGCAGGGCCTCGTCTTCACCCTCCAGGAGATGAAGGGCCCGCTTGGTGATCTTCAGAGCGCGCTCGCGCTCCCCGCAGTACCGGCCCGCGACGGCCGCCTCGGCCATCAGGTCGAGATAGGTCAGCGGCTGATTCCCCGGGTCGCAGCCGCACGCAGGAGACGGGGCGCAGCCGCAGGGCGGATAGGCCTCGGTGTAGTCGACGGGGCGCAACTCGGCCCGCACGGCGTCGGGGGCGCTGTCCCACAGCTCCATCGCCCGCTCCAGGAGCCGCAGTTGCTCCGAGTGGGCGTGCCGGCGGCGGGCCGCCACGGAGGCTTCGAGCACGGCGGGCAGCGCCTTGGCCGCGTCGTTGGCGTGATACCAGTAGCTGGCCAGGCGTGCGGCGCGCTCATCGGCGGGTACGAGCGTCGGGTCGGCCTCCAGCGCTTCGGCGTACCGCCGGTTGAGGCGGGAGCGCTCGCCGGGCAGCAGGTCGTCGGCGACGGCCTCGCGGACCAGGGAGTGGCGGAAGCGGTAGCCGTCCCCGTCGGGTGTCGCGAGCAGAAGGTTGGCGCCCACGGCGGCCCGCAGCGCCTCGATGAGATCGTCCTCGGAGAGCTGCGCCACGGCGGCGAGCAGCGCGTACTCGACGGTGGAGCCTCCCTCCGCGACGATCCGGGCGACCCGTTGGGAACTCTCGGGCAGGCTCTCGACCCGGACCAGAAGCAGGTCCCGGAGGGAGTCGGTGAGGCCGGTGCGGCAGCCCTCGTTCGCTGCCACGGCGAGCTCCTCGACGAAGAAGGCGTTCCCGTCGGAGCGTTCGAAGATCTCGTCGATCAGGGTCGGGGCGGGCTCGGAAGCGAGGATTCCGGCGATCTGGCGGCCGACTTCCGCGCGGCTGAAGCGGCCGAGTTCGATACGGCGGACCGTGCGCAGCCGGTCCAGCTCGGCCAGCAGCGGACGCAACGGATGGCGGCGGTGGACGTCGTCGGCGCGATAGGTGGCGATGACGACGAGGCGGCCGCTGCGGAGCGTACGGAAGAGGTAGGCGAGGAGGTGGCGGGTCGAGGCGTCGGCCCAGTGCAGGTCTTCCAGGAGTACGACCACCGTGTGCTCGGCGGCGACGCGCTCCAGGAGGCGGACGGTGAGTTCGAAGAGGCGGGCCATGCCCTCCTCGTCGTGCCGCCCCCGCGAGGTGTCGCCCAGCTCGGGCAGCAGCCGGGCCAGCTCCTCCTCCTGCCCGGCCGCGGCGGCGGCCAGCTCGTCGGGCAGTTGACGGCGCAGGGCGCGCAGAGCGGTGGAGAAGGGGGCGAACGGCAGCCCGTCGGCGCCGATCTCGACGCAGCCGCCGAGCGCCACGACAGCGCCCTCGCGGTCGGCCGCGCCGGCGAACTCCTCGATGAGCCGTGTCTTTCCGACGCCCGCCTCACCGCCGACCAGCAACGCCTGTGGCTCTCCCCCAGTGCTGAACGCCTGGGAGGTACCCCCACCGGCAGCGCGGGCGAGCGCGTCGTTCAGCACGTCCAGCTCGTCGGCGCGACCGACGAAAACCGGACTCACAGACCTGGTCTCCACAACGCCGAGCATCGCACAGGGCGCTGACAACGCGGCAGCGATTAACGGCGCCCGCCCGTCCCCCGGCGCCGGCGCCCCGCCCGTCCCCAACTGCCCTGCACGGCGCGGCGGCAGCCCCGTACGGCGCGGTGCCGGGAGTCCCCCCGGACTCCCGGCACCGCTGGCACTTCCGGTCGCACCGCTGGCACTTCCGGTCGCACTGCTGGCACTTCCGGTCGCACTGCTGGCACTTCCGGTCGCGCTGCTGGCGCTCCCGGCGCCTTCCCCGGGCGCCATCACGCCGCGATCACGCCGCGCGTGCGAAGCGGTGGCGGCGTGGATACGGCCGGCGATTCACCCGCCCTTCGGTGTCCTTCGCCGATCGGCGGGCGGCACGGCGGGCGCGGATGGCCTCGCGCACCATCCGGTAGTTGTCGGCCTCGCGGATCATCTCGGCGGAACGGATCTGCTGGATCTCGTACGCGAACATCTCGTACCCCTCATGAAGAAGTCGGTTTCGGGTGTCGCTCTGTGCGATGCCTCAACCTTCGTCTCCCAAGGGGGTGCGTCGCATCGGGAGAGTTCCGCATCTTGCGCACGGGAGGGGCCTTAGGTCCGCCGTAAGAAGCTCGCGGCGGACCTAAGGCCCCTCAGGACGTGCGGTGTTCCAGACTGCTTCCCGGTAGGTGGTTCAGCCGGCGGAGGGCACGGAGAGCAGGACGCCGGAGTACTTGAGGGCCGCCAGCAGCAGACCGATGACGCCGAGCGAGACGCCCGCCCAGGCGACCGACTTGATCCACGGGGCCTGTACGCGGTCGGGGTTCCCGAACGCGGGCCGCACGAGCACCACGACGCCGACGATCAGTGCGGCCACCGCGAAGAGCCCGCCCCACAGAGCGGTGGCCTGCCAGGCATCGCCGTAGAGCGCCTGGAGCTGCGTGGCGACGCTCGCGTTGCCCGCGGCCTGCATCTCGAGCTGGCCGGTGATCTCCTGTCGCGCGGAGGCCACCGTGCCGACCCAGCTGCCGGTCAGCGACACGATGCCGAGCCCGGCGGAGACGACGGCGGCGGCACCCTGGCCCACACCGGAGCCTCCGGCGGCCGAACCGGCGCTGTCACCGGAGTCCAGATGTTCCTGCTCGTCGTCCTGGTACACCTCGGCGTCGGCCTGGTCCGCGGCGGTGTCGCCGTCCTTCGTGAGCTGCACGTCCTCCTCGTCGCGCTTTGCGTCGGTGCCGGTGTGGGTGCCGGCCTCGTCAACTGTCTTGGATCCCATGCCCCGCACCGTACGGACGCTGTCTGAGAAGTGTCTTAATGATCGCCGAGGCGTCTTAGTGATCGTCGCGCGCTGCACGCGCGCGTGCGTCACGCCATTCCGGTGCGAGCACGGACCACACCTCGATGTCCTGGCGCACGCCCCGGTACGGGTAGCTCTCCCGGAGCACGCCGTCGCGGCTCATGCCCAGCCGTCGCGCCACGTTGAGGCTCGGTTCGTTGGCGGTGGACGCCTGCCACTCGACCCGGTGGATGCCGCGCTCGTCGATCGCCCAGTCGATGAGGATCCGCATGGCGCGGGTGACCAGTCCGCGTCCCGCGCCGGCCGGCTCCAGCCAGCAGCCGACCTCGCAGGTGCCCAGCTCGGCGTCGAAGTGCAGGAACAGCACACCGCCGACGAGCTTCCCGTCCAGCCACACGCCGTGCAGGCTGCCGGTGTCGGCGGCGCGCTTGTCGGCGTACGACTGGAGGAGTTCGCGCGCGGAGCCGGCATCCGTGGCGTTCACCCCGAAGGGGATGTGCTGCCCGATGAACTCTCGTCCCCGCTCCAAGTGCGCCAGGAACTCCTCGGCGTGCCAGGGCTCCAGGGGTCGCAGTTCGGCGCCGTCCTCACCCAGGGATATCGCGTACATCCTGCTGCCGCTCCTTCACGAGTACGTCCATCAGTGCACCGTCGCGCGCAGCCGGAATCGTCGCATGGGAGGGGATGGCAGGGCCGGAGTCGGGCGGTTCGATGCTGATGCGGGGCAGGCGGCGGTCGAGCCAGCGTGGCAGCCACCAGTTTGCGCCGCCGAGCATGTGCATCAGGGCGGGCACCAGGAGCGTACGCAGTACGAAGGCGTCGAGCGCGACCGCGGCGGCGAGTGCGATGCCGAACATCGCGATGACGCGGTCGCCGCTGAGCACGAAGGCGAGGAAGACCGAGATCATGATCACGGCGGCGGAGTTGATCACGCGGCTGGTCTCGGCGAGGCCGACGCGGACGGCTCGCCGGTTGTCGCCGGTCTCCAGCCATTCCTCGTACATCCGGCTGACCAGGAAGACCTGATAGTCCATGGAGAGCCCGAAGAGCACGGACACCATGATCACTGGCAGGAAGGGTTCGATCGGGCCCGCGCTGCCGAGGCCCAGCAGCTCACTTCCCCAGCCCCACTGGAAGATCGCGACGACGACGCCGAAGGCGGCGGCGACGGCCGCGACATTCATCGCGGCGGCCTTCAGGGGTATGCCGATGGAGCGGAAGGCGAGCAGCAGCAGGAGGCAGCCGAGCCCGATCACGACGCCCACGAACAGGGGCAGCTTGCCGATGATGACCTCGGCGAAGTCGTCGTAGCCGGCCGTGACACCGCCGACGTGCAGGTCCAGCGAGGTGTCCGCCTCGGCCCGCGGCAGTACGTCGGTGCGCAGCCGGTCGACGAGGTCGCTGGTCTTCTCGGACTGCGGCGAGGACTCAGGGATGACGGTGAGGTACGCGGTGTCGCCACCCTGGTCGTACGTCACCGGGGTCACCGAGGCGACACCTTCGGTGGACCGGAGGGTTTCGTCGAGGTTGTCGAGGGCGAGCCGGTCCTGGCCGCCGTCGACCTCGGTGACGAGGGTCAGCGGGCCGTTGACGCCGGGGCCGAAGCCGTCGGCCAGCAGGTCGTACGCCTGGCGGGTGGTGGCGGTCTCCGGGTTGTTGCCCTGGTCCGAGGTGCCGAGGTGCAGACCGAGGGTGGGCAGCGCCAGCACGGTCATGACGGCGAGGGCGACGACTCCGAGCAGCTTGGGGTGCCGCTCGACGAAGGCGGACCAGCGGGCGGCGAGCCCGGTGGGGATCTCCGGCTCGGGACCGTGCTCGTCCAGGTGCCGGCGCTCGCGTCCGCTGAGGGCGCGCATACCGATGAAGGAGAGCAGCGAGGGCAGCAGGGTCACGGAGGCGGCGACCGTGAGCAGCACGGTCAGGGACGCGGCGATCGCCACGCCGTTCAGGAAGCTGAGCCGCAGGATGAGCATGCCGAGCAGGGCTATACACACCGTTGCGCCCGCGAAGACGACCGCGCGCCCGGTGGTGGCCACCGCGTTGCGCGCGGCCTCCTCGACCGGCAGCCCGCGCTTCAGACCGCGCCGGTGTCTGGTCACGATGAACAGCGCGTAGTCGATCCCGACGCCGAGGCCGACCAGCATGCCGAGCATCGGCGCGAAGTCGGCGACGGTCATGAAATGCCCGAGCAGCACGATCCCCGCGTACGCCGTGCCGACGCTCACCAGAGCCGTGGCGATCGGCAGCAGCGAAGCGGCAAGCGAGCCGAAGGCGAGAAAGAGGACCACGGCGGCGACGATCACGCCGACGACCTCGGCGATATGGCCGCCCGAGGACTCGGTGAGCCCGATGGCGTTACCGCCCAGCTCGACCCGGAGGCCGTCCGTCTCGGCGTCCTTTGCGGTGTCCACGACCGCCTGGACGTGGGCCTTGTCGATGTCCTTGGACTGCTCGTCGAAGGTGACCGAGGCGTAGGCGGTGTGCCCGTCGGCGCTGATCCGCCCGGCGCCCTGGCTGTCGTACGGGTCGGTCACGGAGGCCACGCCGGGCAGTTCCTCGATCTTGTCGAGGGTGCCCTTCATCGTCTGCTCGACGTCGGCGGCGCGTACGGAACCCGCGTCGGAGGCGGTGTGCCAGACGATGGTGTCGCTGTCCCCGCCCATGTCCGGGAAGCTCTTCTTCAGCAGCTGGGCCGCCTGGCCGGATTCCGTGCCGGGCACCTTGTAGTCGTTCGAGTAGGCGGATCCGGCAGCCATTGCGGCGACGGTTGTACCACCGAGCGCCAGGACCCAGAGCAGAACGACAAGAAGGCGGTGCCGGACACACCAGCGTGCGAGTGCTGCCACGAACGAGCTCCCAGTGGGGGTGGGGACTGTGGATCTTTACCGGGAACCGCCGAGCAAAGAACACATGAGCAATACGTGGACAACTCTTGCAGGCCGTAGAGATCGTTAGCCGTTTTCGTGGACTTACTCACAGAAATGCGAGCGAGTTCACAGCGCGCATATGTGAACCCGCTCGCATTTCCCGGCGTCCGCCCCACGCGGCGAATGGCTGCCGGATACGCTCGCGCGTTTCAGCGGCGGGCAGTCGCGTGTCTCAGCCGGACACCCTCGCGCGCCCGTTCTCGATATGCCCCATCAGCCGCCTCCGGAAGGCGGCGTCCCCGGCCGCGGTCACTTCCACGTCGTACCAGCCGTGGGCATCCCGCGTGGCATGCGCGAAAGCCACCGCTCGCCCCGGCTGCACGGTGAGCTTCCGGTCACCGGCGGCGGCGTAACCAAGTGAAGTGGCGGCCGGCAGCACATCGTTGAACATCATCATGCAGATCGCCGCGTCCGTCGGCACAGCGCTGACGGCATTGCTGCTGACGGCTACGGACGGGTTCCGTACGACGTTGCTGTGCGGGGTGGGGCTGATGGCACTGGCGTTGCCGATGGCGCTGCGGCTGCCGAACCGCCGCCCCTGACCCCTGAACGACGAACGCCGGTGGGGCTGGAGTGCTCCAGCCCCACCGGCGTTCAGACACGCTCCCGAGGGATCAGCCCTCGACGCCCAGCTTCTCCAGGATCAGTTCCTTGACGCGCGCCGCGTCGGCCTGTCCCCGCGTGGCCTTCATGACCGCGCCCACCAGGGCGCCCGCCGCTGCCACCTTGCCGCCGCGGATCTTGTCCGCGATGGCCGGGTTGCCCGCGATGGCCTCGTCGACGGCGGTCGTGAGGGCGCCCTCGTCCGAGACGACCTTCAGGCCGCGCTTCTCGACGACCTCGTCCGGGGTGCCTTCGCCCGCGAGAACGCCTTCGATGACCTGACGGGCCAGCTTGTCGTTGAGGGAGCCCTCCTTGACCAGCGAGGTCACCCGGGCCACCTGCTCGGGCGTGATCGGCAGTTCGTCGATCGGACGCCCCGACTCGTTGGCGTTCCGGGCCAGTTCGCCCATCCACCACTTGCGGGCCGAGACCGAGTCGGCACCCGCCTCGATCGTGGCGGCGATCAGATCGACCGCGCCCGCGTTGAGGATCGACTGCATGTCGTGCTCGGAGATCCCCCACTCCTCACGCAGCCGGTTGCGGCGTACGCGAGGCAGTTCGGGCAGGCCCGCCCGCAGCTCCTCGACCCACTCGCGGGTCGGAGCGACGGGGACGAGGTCCGGCTCGGGGAAGTAGCGGTAGTCCTCCGCCTCTTCCTTCACGCGCCCGGAGGTCGTGGAGCCCGTGTCCTCGTGGAAGTGGCGAGTCTCCTGGATGATCGTGCCGCCGCTGCTCAGGACGGCGGCGTGCCGCTGGATCTCGTACCGGCAGGCCCGCTCCACCGACCGCAGCGAGTTGACGTTCTTCGTCTCGGAGCGCGTACCGAACTTCTCGGTGCCGTTCGGGCGCAGCGAGAGGTTCACGTCGCAGCGCATCTGGCCCATCTCCATGCGGGCCTCGGAGACGCCGAGCGCCTTGATGAGCTCACGCAGTTCGGCCACGTACGCCTTGGCGACCTCGGGAGCGCGCTCGCCGGCACCGACGATCGGCTTGGTGACGATCTCGATGAGCGGGATGCCGGCACGGTTGTAGTCGAGGAGGGAGTGCGAGGCGCCGTGGATACGGCCCGTCGCGCCGCCCACGTGGGTGGACTTGCCGGTGTCCTCCTCCATGTGGGCGCGCTCGATCTCCACACGGAAGACCTCGCCGTCCTCCAACTGGACGTCCAGATAGCCGTTGAAGGCGATCGGCTCGTCGTACTGGGAGGTCTGGAAGTTCTTCGGCATGTCCGGATAGAAGTAGTTCTTCCGGGCGAAACGGCACCATTCGGCGATCTCGCAGTTCAGCGCGAGACCGATCTTGATCGCGGACTCGACACCGGTCGCGTTCATGACCGGGAGGGAGCCGGGCAGGCCGAGGCAGACGGGGCAGGTCTGCGAGTTCGGTTCGGCGCCCAGTTCGGTCGAACAGCCGCAGAACATCTTGGTCTTGGTGCCGAGTTCGACATGGACCTCGAGGCCCATGACGGGGTCGTACGACGCCAGCGCGTCCTCGTACGACACCAGGTCGATCGTGGTGGTCACGGTGAAACTTCCCTCTCAGCCCAGCAGGACGTCGTCGTCGCCCAGCCGCTTCAGCTCGCGGTAGAGCAGTGCGAGACCGGTGACGACGCCGGCGGCGGTCACCACGGCGTCGACGAGCCGCAGTGTGTCGTTCTCGATGCGCGCCTTCTTGATCTGCTTGGCGACACCGATCGCGCCGAACGCGGTCGTGGCGATGGACAGGTACGTGCCGGACTTCGACTTCTTGAAGCCCTTGGCCTTCGACAGTGCCTTGCTCACAGCGACGGAGCCTCCTCGATCAGCGGGTGTCCCCACCTTTCCACGAAGGCGGCCTCGACCGCGGCGCCCACCTTGTAAAGGCGGTCGTCCTGCATCGCGGGGGCGATGATCTGCAGACCGACCGGGAGGTTGTCCTCCGGCGCGAGACCGCAGGGCAGCGACATGGCGGCGTTGCCCGCCAGGTTGGTCGGAATGGTGCACAGGTCCGCGAGGTACATCGCCATCGGGTCGTCGGCGCGCTCGCCGATCGGGAAGGCGGTGGTCGGCGTCGTCGGCGAGACGATCACGTCGACCTGCTCGAAGGCCTTCTCGAAGTCGCGGGTGATGAGCGTACGGACCTTCTGGGCGCTGCCGTAGTACGCGTCGTAGTAGCCGCTCGACA carries:
- a CDS encoding aldo/keto reductase, producing MERRTIGAAALDVGAVGLGCMPMSWAYSASRQRGDESLRTLHTALDRGSSLLDTADMYGPFTNELLVGRVLKERRPEAFVSTKCGLLVGEQHIVANGRPGYVKRACDASLRRLQTDVIDLYQLHRADPEVPVEETWGAMAELVTAGKVRALGLCAVGARSGRRSGAHLHDGTIRQLERVQQVFPVSAVEAELSVWSPEALDGLLPWCEARGVGFLAAMPLGNGFLTGTLTPGEGFEPDDVRARHPRFTAEMMAANQPIVAGLRRIARRIGEETGAEVTPAQVALAWVLAQGRHVVPVPGAKRERWAAENAGAAGLRLSARDLAEVAELPAAKGSWD
- a CDS encoding PQQ-dependent sugar dehydrogenase, with product MNSRTCRVEGIQIVQRRAVTAVLAAAALLLTAGCSSGDEGGSDGGANAAPSRTEPGSSPGGQATGEAPPAKGSVKVVRTVAEGLNTPWGLAPLPEGDLLVSSRDEGTITRVDTKSGKKTEVGTVPGVAAAGEGGLMGLALSPEYASDRMVYAYFTSASDNRIVRMLYDAEKPAGEQLGAPDTVFRGIPKGTNHNGGRIAFGPDKMLYAGTGERYEPDLAQDKGSPGGKILRLTPDGEPAPGNPFDNAVYSYGHRNVQGLAWDSEKRLWASEFGQQTWDELNHIEPGDNYGWPDAEGESDDSQYHNPIAQWGVAEASPSGIAYAEGSIWMAGLRGKRLWRIPLNGTERAADPQAFLEEEHGRLRTVVSAGENKLWLVTSETDGRGTPEDGDDKILELEVT
- a CDS encoding helix-turn-helix transcriptional regulator, with product MLGVVETRSVSPVFVGRADELDVLNDALARAAGGGTSQAFSTGGEPQALLVGGEAGVGKTRLIEEFAGAADREGAVVALGGCVEIGADGLPFAPFSTALRALRRQLPDELAAAAAGQEEELARLLPELGDTSRGRHDEEGMARLFELTVRLLERVAAEHTVVVLLEDLHWADASTRHLLAYLFRTLRSGRLVVIATYRADDVHRRHPLRPLLAELDRLRTVRRIELGRFSRAEVGRQIAGILASEPAPTLIDEIFERSDGNAFFVEELAVAANEGCRTGLTDSLRDLLLVRVESLPESSQRVARIVAEGGSTVEYALLAAVAQLSEDDLIEALRAAVGANLLLATPDGDGYRFRHSLVREAVADDLLPGERSRLNRRYAEALEADPTLVPADERAARLASYWYHANDAAKALPAVLEASVAARRRHAHSEQLRLLERAMELWDSAPDAVRAELRPVDYTEAYPPCGCAPSPACGCDPGNQPLTYLDLMAEAAVAGRYCGERERALKITKRALHLLEGEDEALRAAWFWTQRSRLVQALGRGDGWKELGTAEELVRGLPPSEVHAEVLTSVANWSMLHTPGPDALTDAERAVEYARMVGAREIELNARLTLGGLMVESGDIEAGLAELYEVRRQSVEIGAAREVGRSHVNLPSILEGIGRSKEAVGILRDGLELTRRMGLLESESWVWDNLSESLYSQGQWDEASEAAMHAQHALPSAKPRGGSFLRLVDIALARGHLAEAGRHLAAARDAYGTHDPTPQNSLPLARLTLTLAAAQGRLPDARAELDRALETGLPPGTQRYGWPLLLAAATAEADARGLPAAEQGRAEHIERIRENAKPLATNVPLWHAYERWVRAELLRAEDRDTPADWSAAVAAFESLERPYDLARVRHRLAESLLVSGPGDDDARDRATELLRLAGAVADHLRARPLIESIALLAQRARLTLTHTPGAPERSALAPADPAEALGLTSRERDVLRLVAAGRSNRRIAEELFISPKTASVHVSNILAKLNVSGRGEAAALAHRLRLFPSETPAAEAAG
- a CDS encoding DUF6191 domain-containing protein, with protein sequence MFEELFAPGRKHTQDERNRLEMTREDAGDSDPGRGPIDLTSGKVVVRLPGLAPPEPGAGMPTEPDAGSPAKPEAGMPAEPDAGMPTEPDAGSPAKPEAGMSPESDAGMSPEADARAPAKPEAGVPTEADARAPAKPETGVPAEPDARGRTEPDAGAPAKPDPGGD
- a CDS encoding GNAT family N-acetyltransferase codes for the protein MYAISLGEDGAELRPLEPWHAEEFLAHLERGREFIGQHIPFGVNATDAGSARELLQSYADKRAADTGSLHGVWLDGKLVGGVLFLHFDAELGTCEVGCWLEPAGAGRGLVTRAMRILIDWAIDERGIHRVEWQASTANEPSLNVARRLGMSRDGVLRESYPYRGVRQDIEVWSVLAPEWRDARARAARDDH